One window of uncultured Methanoregula sp. genomic DNA carries:
- a CDS encoding methanogenesis marker 2 protein gives MVQSCSTETIAKVVREYEGVRRKHTIGEMVRALKIDAPHVVASFGEDAAVIEHNGEALLLAADGIWSKLMEADPYWAGYCSVLVNIHDIAAMGGRPIAMVDIFSIAKTTEQELVVKGMHDASAQFGVPIVGGHLHPDAPYSVIDVSILGSAKLDSIIYSHTAQEGDSVVAAIDLSGRVHPSCALNWDSVTMKTAAQVRAQIAVLETIGKKHLVTAGKDISNPGIIGTLGMLLEVSGKGAEIDLDLIPKPPLAANNLTFELWVRIYPGMGFILTANKAHVPELIKLFAEVGMTAKEIGTVNSSRELRIRYDGCETQVFDFVNNGIMHLTEEDIACQPH, from the coding sequence GTGGTCCAGAGCTGCTCGACAGAGACGATAGCAAAAGTTGTCAGGGAATATGAGGGTGTCAGGAGAAAGCATACCATCGGCGAAATGGTCAGGGCGCTGAAGATCGATGCCCCTCACGTTGTCGCCTCGTTTGGGGAGGATGCTGCAGTCATCGAGCACAATGGCGAGGCGCTTCTCCTTGCAGCCGACGGCATCTGGAGCAAACTCATGGAAGCCGACCCGTACTGGGCCGGCTACTGCTCGGTTCTCGTCAACATCCACGATATCGCTGCCATGGGCGGCCGGCCGATAGCCATGGTGGATATATTCTCGATAGCAAAAACCACCGAGCAGGAGCTGGTGGTCAAAGGCATGCATGACGCATCAGCCCAGTTCGGCGTCCCGATTGTCGGCGGACACCTCCACCCGGATGCCCCGTACAGCGTGATCGATGTCTCCATCCTCGGGTCCGCAAAGCTCGATTCCATCATCTACAGCCACACGGCGCAGGAAGGCGACAGCGTTGTCGCTGCCATCGATCTTTCCGGCCGGGTCCACCCATCCTGTGCACTCAACTGGGATTCCGTGACCATGAAAACCGCAGCCCAGGTCAGGGCACAGATCGCCGTGCTCGAAACGATCGGCAAAAAACACCTGGTCACCGCGGGAAAAGACATCAGCAATCCCGGCATCATCGGCACGCTCGGGATGCTCCTTGAAGTGAGCGGAAAAGGTGCCGAGATCGATCTCGACCTGATACCAAAACCCCCCCTTGCAGCAAACAATCTCACGTTCGAATTGTGGGTGCGGATCTATCCCGGCATGGGGTTCATCCTCACTGCCAACAAGGCGCATGTTCCCGAACTGATCAAGCTCTTCGCGGAAGTCGGCATGACGGCAAAAGAGATAGGCACGGTCAACAGCAGCAGGGAACTGCGGATCCGGTATGACGGCTGCGAGACGCAGGTTTTTGACTTTGTCAACAATGGTATTATGCACCTCACCGAAGAGGATATTGCATGCCAGCCGCACTGA